From one Streptomyces sp. N50 genomic stretch:
- a CDS encoding lipase/acyltransferase domain-containing protein — protein sequence MASLKHLVVVVPGIGGSVLQSAEGAARWDEHRRRFVAAATRPARLGLDTHPDLVPVGLMPDITLVGPWVVPGYDGLVRRLRNRFDDVRVDVARPGYAPDLRADVVLFPYDFRHSVRHAAERLHNEIGARLDGEHTGARRRRVIVVAHSMGGLVARYWLGPLGGAADCAALITLGTPHRGAPKALDVLVNGLTVGRKRLNGLTDVLRQWPSAYELLPRYPAVGQPGATTALAPYELATEATAALDPGFAAKANAAWSVHEDIEVSWNNLYSGPNCPEVSAVFGRGHSTLQRALLSPTGISVTKDAASWLPNTDWHGDGTVPAISAIPIEQEDKRARRAVAERHMPLVSSSVAVDILAEYEGQSLTSVRGNEPDRPWLGLDLDEAAPTGQPIRVGVTLNGAPVEERTGVQVRARALDGGQGGAKWQPCTRGADGSWRTELPPLPPGTYEVEASAAHVPAVNRLNARDVLGIVRTEDMDVTP from the coding sequence GTGGCTTCGCTCAAGCATCTTGTCGTCGTGGTGCCCGGAATCGGCGGAAGCGTCCTGCAATCGGCTGAGGGAGCCGCGCGTTGGGACGAGCACCGCAGGCGGTTCGTCGCCGCGGCCACCCGGCCCGCGCGGCTCGGCCTGGACACACATCCGGATCTGGTTCCGGTGGGGCTGATGCCGGACATCACCTTGGTCGGCCCGTGGGTCGTTCCGGGATACGACGGCCTCGTCCGCAGGCTCCGCAACCGCTTCGACGACGTGCGCGTGGATGTCGCGCGGCCCGGGTACGCCCCGGATCTGCGGGCGGACGTGGTGCTCTTCCCGTACGACTTCCGCCACAGCGTCCGCCACGCCGCCGAACGACTCCACAACGAGATCGGGGCACGCCTCGACGGCGAGCACACCGGCGCACGACGTCGGCGGGTGATCGTGGTGGCGCACTCGATGGGCGGGCTGGTCGCCCGCTACTGGCTGGGCCCTCTCGGCGGCGCGGCCGACTGCGCGGCCCTGATCACCCTCGGCACCCCGCACCGCGGTGCGCCGAAGGCCCTGGACGTTCTGGTGAACGGACTGACGGTGGGTCGCAAGCGACTGAACGGGCTCACGGACGTGCTGCGTCAGTGGCCGTCCGCGTACGAGCTGCTGCCGCGCTATCCGGCGGTCGGACAGCCCGGGGCCACGACGGCACTGGCCCCGTACGAACTGGCGACGGAGGCCACCGCAGCCCTCGATCCGGGGTTCGCGGCGAAGGCGAATGCGGCCTGGAGCGTCCACGAGGACATCGAGGTGTCCTGGAACAACCTCTACAGCGGTCCGAACTGCCCTGAGGTATCAGCGGTGTTCGGGCGGGGGCACAGCACGCTCCAGCGGGCCTTGCTGTCACCGACCGGAATCTCGGTGACGAAGGACGCGGCTTCCTGGCTGCCCAACACCGACTGGCACGGTGACGGCACCGTCCCCGCGATCTCGGCCATCCCCATCGAGCAGGAGGACAAGCGCGCCCGCAGGGCGGTCGCGGAACGCCACATGCCCCTGGTGTCCTCGTCCGTGGCGGTGGACATCCTGGCCGAGTACGAGGGGCAGTCCCTCACATCCGTACGCGGTAACGAACCGGATCGACCCTGGCTCGGGCTCGACCTGGACGAAGCAGCCCCGACCGGCCAACCGATCCGCGTCGGAGTAACCCTCAACGGAGCACCGGTGGAGGAGCGCACGGGAGTACAGGTCCGTGCCCGCGCACTCGACGGCGGCCAGGGCGGCGCCAAGTGGCAGCCGTGCACAAGGGGCGCGGACGGCAGCTGGCGGACCGAGCTGCCGCCACTGCCTCCGGGGACGTACGAGGTGGAGGCGTCCGCCGCCCATGTCCCGGCCGTGAACCGCTTGAACGCCAGGGATGTCCTGGGCATCGTCCGCACCGAGGACATGGACGTGACCCCATGA